The segment CAATATACTCTTCCCGTTTTATATAACTTTGCGACGACTCATACAGCTTCGCATCCATCGGGAAATTGACCTTGGTCGCCCCAATTCTGACCATTTCCAGGAAACAACGGGCGGTAGCCTCTACATCAGCGGCGGCATCGTGAGCGTCTTCAAAGCCTTTATCAAATAAAGCATGGTGTAATTCTCCCAACGACGGCCATTTGTAATTACCACCGCGTCCGCCTTCGATTTTAGCTACATCCGTACCGTCATCTTTAGTATCAATCTTGGGCTTGTCGATAATGGCGGAGGGTATCTTCTTTCGAAGATATTCTGCCCCCATGATCTTTTCATCAAAACTGACATTATGCCCGATCAGGAAATGTGCCCTGTCTATATCCTTTGAAAATTCCTTCAGAACAAACTCAAGATCTACCCCTTCTTCATTTGCCCTTTCGGTAGAAATACCATGAATTTTTTCCGAGTTGAAAGGAATAGTAAACCCTTCCGGCTTCACGATATAGTTACCACTGTTGATAAGCTTTCCGGTATGATCGTGAAGTTGCCATGCAAGCTGAACCAACCGGGGCCAGTTATCCAAATCGGTGATGGGAGCAGAAAAGTCGTTCGGTAAACCGGTGGTCTCGGTATCAAATATCAGATACATATACTATAGGCTTGCACAAATTTAGATTAATTTTCTGGTAAATATAGTAAGTCCACAACCCGATTGTAATTAGTTTCCGGGTTTTGCAAAAATATCTGCGGTGGTTTCAAGTTATAGCTAAAGAAATCAAAGACAACCTACTGGTATTCTGTCTTATAATTCATAACATACTTTTCTAAAAATCTTTTGTAAGATTAGAAAAGTAAGATAATTTACAACCACAGTTACTCATAGCAGCACCAATCAAAAATTTAAAGACATGAAGACGCTCAATTATATTTTATTTACTCTGCTTGTCGCCTCATTTACATCAGTTGCTCACGGACAAGTTGAAGACCCTGTCGATTATCAAACGGTACCAATAACCAATCAGGCCGGAACACAAATTTACACTGAAGATTCCAAGGATGTTGTTGGTAGTCCACTTATAAAAGATTCTTTCAAAAACGGGCGCATTCTTTTCGACTCTAATAAGGCTTCGGAGATAATGCCCTTAAACTTCGATGCCTATCGAAATCAGGTTCTGTTTATTAAAGATGATCAAATTCGGGTACTGAACACCAATAATGTCAGAGGTTTTGTATTTGAAAAACCGGCCGACTTCGCTTCGTCTGATAAAGTTCAGGAAGTATTTACTCTGCAGCTTAGAAATGAGGAATTCGGTTTTAGGGAACCTACACCTGTACAGGTATTATACAATCAAAAAACAGGACTTAAACTTCTGGCTTTGCATAGATCAAACCTGATGAAAGGGAATAATAAAGATCCATTTACAGGAAAAGTTACTGACCGTTACATAAGTGATACAGAGTACTTTCTTCAGACCAGAGATGGTAAAATTACAGAACTTCGTCGCCTCCGCGACAAAGACATTATGAATGTACTGGGTAAGAAGTACAAAAAAGAGCTCAAATCGTTTATCAAAAAGAATGACCTTGACGGAAAGTCCCAAAAAGATCTGGTGAAATTACTTGCTTACTATGACACCAATATTGCGCAGAGTTCTTAACCTATTTTGGAAGGTGCATTAAAACCGAACCTTGAATTCGGTAAATGCATCTTTTTCTTCTTCCTCTTCCACATCAATGCTTTGAACATACGCTGAGCGTGGGCCTTTCTTGCACTTTTCGATGAGCTGATCTACAAGCTTCTCATCTCCTTCGAACACGGCTTCCACGCGACCGTCCGGCAGGTTCCTGACCCAGCCTTTTACCCCAAGCGAACGGGCTTTGGTTTTTGTGAAATGCCGAAAGCCTACCCCCTGAACGCGCCCGGATAAGAAAATATGTTTCTTCACAAATCTACCTTTTTGTATTTAATGTTCTATTTTAGGTCTGCTAATATTATAAAAAGGTTTCTTTACCTTAGAGTTCAATTATTATACAAAGAATATGACCTTAACCCAGCTCTCATACATCGTTGCTGTTGACAAACACCGGCACTTTGCCACTGCAGCTCAGAAAATCTATATCACCCAGCCGACCCTCAGCATGCAAATTCAAAAGCTGGAGGATGAATTAGGTGTACTTATTTTTGACCGCTCAAAAACACCGGTAGTTCCTACCGCAATGGGGGAAGAAATTATTGAGCAGGCCAAGCTGATCTTAAGCGGTGCCAAACATATTGAAGATATGGTTGCCGTTCAGGGAGATAACCTGAAAGGCACATTTCGGGTAGGTATAATCCCAACCATAGCTCCCTATTTGGTTCCCCTTTTTCTGAAATCTTTTGTGGATACCTATCCTGAAGTTGAACTTATTTTTGAAGAAGCGTTGACCGCTGAAGTCCTGAAAGGCCTCAATGAAGACTATTTTGATGTGGGTATCATAGCCACGCCTACCGACAAGCATATGTACGAGAAAGATCTGTTTCTGGAGCCTTTTCTGGGTTATGTAAGTGTGGATCATGAATTAGCCAAAAAAGACAAGCTATGCATTGATGACCTGTATAAAGAAGATCTTTGGTTGCTGAACGAAGGACATTGCTTTCGGGATCAGACCATCAAAATTTGCAAGCAGAACAACGAGAAGCTCAATAAAGCGCCGATTATTTTTGAAAGCGGCAACCTGGAAACACTCAAGCGACTGGTAGAACAAAACTTTGGGATTACCCTGATGCCCTACCTGGCTATGGATGATTACGACACAAAGTGTGCGAACGGGGTGGTTAAGCAATTTGAAGACCCAATCCCTTCCCGAAAAATAAGATTGGTGTACAGCCGCGAGTTTTTAAAGAAGAACCTGATCGAAGCTTTTGCCGACCTTATCAAGCAATCCATCCCCGAAGAACTCGAATCTCAGGAAGAAGCGATGGTTATTGAATAATGGAACATAGCTTAACGCTCTGGATCATTTTCAACATTTTTATAGTAGCCATGCTGATCGTGGACCTGATGGTCTTCAATCGCAATGAACACGAGATCACTATTAAGGAATCACTGATCTGGACGGGAGTCTGGATTTTCCTGGCGTGTGTTTTCGGAGTTGGGATTTACTTCTATATGGATCCGGCCAGCTCCCTCGACTACTTCACCGGCTACCTGATTGAAAAATCCCTCAGCGTGGATAACATATTCGTGTTTATCCTTGTGTTCTCCTATTTCGGCGTGCCGGCTAAATACCAGCATAAAGTACTTTTTTGGGGGATTTTCGGGGCACTAGTGCTTCGCTTTCTGTTCATCTTTTTAGGTGTGGCTCTTATAGAACGCTTTGAGTGGATCGTCTATATTTTTGGAGCTTTCCTGGTGTACACCGGAATCAAAATGGCATTTGAGATGGAGAAGGAAGTGCATCCCGAGCGCAATCCATTGTTAAAACTGACCCGCAAGTTCATTCCTGTTACCAATAAATTTGACGGCCCTCATTTCCTCACCCGTGTTGATGGAAAGCTGATGGCTACCCCGCTTTTTGTAGTGCTTATTGTGATTGAAACCACCGATGTGGTTTTTGCCATCGACTCCATCCCGGCCATCCTCGCCATCACTACCGACGAGTTTTTGGTTTACAGCTCCAACGCCTTCGCCATTTTAGGATTGCGTGCCCTCTACTTTGCCTTAAACGGAGTGATGAAGCTTTTCCATTACCTGCACTACGGGTTGGCGGCCATACTATCTTTTGTAGGAATAAAAATGCTGATCGCCGAATTCTACCACGTTCCCACTCCCTGGGCATTAGGTTTTGTTGGCTTGGCTCTGATCGCTTCTATTTCCGCTTCCATATTCTTCCCCAAAGAAGACAAGGAAATGCCCAAGGCTCCGGAAGAAGAATAAATTCAAATCACTTCAAAAATCGATAATTCGGTCGATCGTTAGTCGCAATTCATTAGATTTATGAATGATCGATCGACCGATTAGCGATTGGCGAAGTGGACAACATCATGGCAAGTATGAATACCCGTGTCGCAGTTTCCAGAGGAAATATTTTTCCAGGAATACTTTGGTGAAATCGAAAAGGACATTCGGGATCATGATGGCAATTTTGCGTGGTTTGAACAGCGTGTTGCTGAAAATCAGCACTTCTTTCTCACCGGCATCCATTACGCATAAGCCTGCAATTTTGCCCCATGGCTTTTCTTCCTGTTCATCGATACCACGGATCACATTCACCACATTGTTAGCTACTATTTTCCCGGTCACATCACTCGGATATCCGGTTTTTGGTACACCAAATGGCACTTTTCCAGGTTGGAAAGGCGGGGCAACATTTACGGCTAATCCGGCTGCCCATACATTCTCAATGGTTTCGTGCCTGTAAGTAGACAAAGTTGGGACGAATCCATTTTCGCCGGCATTCAGGCTCTTTGAATTCTCAATTAGGTCAACTCCGGTAAACGGAGGCATGAGCATGGTAAAGCGAGACTCAATTCTTGTGCCATCCGTTAGTTCAACGGCATCTTCAAATACCTCTTTGACGCCAACTTCAGTATGATAAGTAATGTGAAACATGTCCATGAACTTGCGCAGCATGGTTTCGCCTCCCGGCATTCCGTCAATACCAAAATGGCCAAGGAATGGCTCCGGTGTAATCCAGTGCAGATCTACTTTCTTTCTGATTTTTTTATCCCGCAACCATTTTTCAAGGTTGAATAGAAATTCATAGGCGGCTCCCATACAACCGGCTCCCTGTGTTGCCCCAACTACAATCGGACCGGGATTCTTCACAAACTCTTCCAGCTTTTCGCGGGTCTTCATGGCTCCCGTTGGAGTTCCAATGTACAAGCCGTGCTCTTTTAGTCCGGGTACGGCATCGAAACGAACTTTTGGTCCGGTAGCTATAATCAGGTGATCATAGGGGAACTCTCCGTGTTCTGTGTACACCACTTCTGCTTCTGTATCAATTTTTGTGGCGGTATCCAGGACAAATTTCACCCCTTTCTTTTCCAAAACTTCTTTTCTGGAAATAGAAATGTCTGAAATCTCTCTACGGCCTGTTGGTACCCAGATCAATGATGGGATATATAGGAAATCGGGATTGCGATCAATCAGCGTGACCTCAACTTCACCCCCAAGTTTCCGTTTGATTTCAAGTGCTGCAGTTGAACCGGCAAAATTACCGCCTACGACTAAAACTTTCATGACGACCTCCTGTACTTATAAAAGATTGGTTACCTATAAAAATAACCCAATTTGTGAATTTTAGATGAAGGTCAGGCTGGCAAGAAGGTCTTAACTCATACTCTTGTTTACGACATCAAAAAACTGACTGACCTAATAGAATTCGAAGGGATACTCTCCAACCCCATGAACATCTTTAAGGACACCGGGCTTCAGCTCAATAGCCATGCAATTTTCGAGTGGTATGTCGAAAAGAAGGCTGATATCATAATCAGAACAGGGGCGATAGCCGAATCTTGGATAGTATCCGGAATGACCTACTAAAACTACGGAAGTAAATCCCGCCTCCCGTGCTGCCTTATGCCCGGCTTTGATCAGCTGACCGCCAATCCCTTTGCCCTGATTGTTCGGCAGAACGGTAACCGGGGCCAGAGCCAATGACTCCCACTCCTCTTTTTCACTTTTGATTAGAATTCGTGTAAACAAGATATGACCAACAACTTCATTCTCCCATTCAGCCACCAGAGATAACTCCGGAATGAATGCCTCTGAGTTCCGAAGCCGCTCCACCAACAGGTGTTCGGTTTGATCGCTGTACTCCTCTCCTTCGAAAGCCTTTTTGATAAGCTGAAATACATCAGAATGATCAGCTTTGGTTTCTCTTCGGATGGTAATATTCATATAATTTTTTGCTGAAGATAATAGAAAAATGAGGTCACCTCCGAAAAGAGACTTCAACATCATAACTAAGTCATGCGTCCTCTTTCCCTGGCGCATGCCTTCCGTTTCAGCAAAGACACTGATTGAAATCTTAGGCAGTGACCAGCCAACATCTTTTTCACAAAGTGCGTTAGGGAAAGAGACAGAGATAGGGTCAGGCGGTTGCAGAAAGGTCCCATGAAGTTCTTTTCAGCTACTTCTTCTTTACCAGCCTGGATCCGCCCAGGATAACGGCGACAACTCCAACCACCAGCATAATAATGGCATTGGTAGAACCAGACCCGCCAAAGGCCTGATCAAGTTCTGAACCGAACGAGTTGTATTCCTGATATCCAAAATAAAGAAGAAGTCCGCCGGCGATAAGAAGTGCAGTAGCAACAATACGATTCATAAAAGAAGTATTTATTAAAGTTGTGCCCTATCTAAGAATTCCGGGAAACAACCGCAATAATGATTTAACTGATGGGATTGTTTTTTACCTATCTCAATACTCACCCATCACAATCCCTGACAAATAACAGAAAGCACCCTGCCACGAACTGTCACCCGCTCTTCTTAGTTTAGTGTGAAGGAACTGAAACTGCCAAACTGTGGGATTGTTATCCTGAGCGAAGTTGTATTCAATACGTTTGATTGTTTGCCGCGAAGGATCTCAAAATTTAACCTATCGAGTTGTTCAGAATTTGAGATCCTTCATGTTAACCATTTCAGCCCTAGTTGCCTTACGATGTACTCAGGATGACAATAGCCGAAAAATTATCACACAACCACGTCCTTGTCTGCACAGGGAGGACCATTATGCTCAAAATCATCAAAGGCGGAAATCATGGAATACTGCTGCCCCAGCTGGGAATCGGGCTGGACTATCGCGGTAAGCAGGCTGAATATGTCTTTGTTTCTCACGGTCACGCCGATCACATTCCGTGGAGCTCCAATGCCGAAGCGGTGTATGCCACTCAGCCTACTAAAAAGTTCATGAAACTTCGGGGCGCCAAGTACGAGGTGCAGGAACTCCCATTTAAGCAATCTATAAAAACCGAGAACGCCAGAATCACTTTCTATCCGGCCGGACATATACTGGGCTCCGCCATGACCTTCGTGGAAAGCGACTTTGGCAACCTGCTCTACACCGGCGATTACCGCACTCCACCCTCTCCCGCCACCGAAGGTTTCGAACTCCCTGATGCGCAAATCGACAGCTTTATAACCGAGGCGACCTTCAGTCTGCCCGTGTACCGCTGGGCTGATTATGAAGAGCTGAAGGCTGAAATCACCGGCTTTGCGAAGTCCGCTTTGGATGAAGGTTATACTCCGGTCTTTCTGGCATATAATCTTGGCAAGGCGCAGGAAATCATGCATTTGGTGAAGGATTTGAATCATCCCGTGCAAAT is part of the Gracilimonas sediminicola genome and harbors:
- a CDS encoding acylphosphatase, with translation MKKHIFLSGRVQGVGFRHFTKTKARSLGVKGWVRNLPDGRVEAVFEGDEKLVDQLIEKCKKGPRSAYVQSIDVEEEEEKDAFTEFKVRF
- a CDS encoding DUF3185 family protein — translated: MNRIVATALLIAGGLLLYFGYQEYNSFGSELDQAFGGSGSTNAIIMLVVGVVAVILGGSRLVKKK
- a CDS encoding hydrogen peroxide-inducible genes activator translates to MTLTQLSYIVAVDKHRHFATAAQKIYITQPTLSMQIQKLEDELGVLIFDRSKTPVVPTAMGEEIIEQAKLILSGAKHIEDMVAVQGDNLKGTFRVGIIPTIAPYLVPLFLKSFVDTYPEVELIFEEALTAEVLKGLNEDYFDVGIIATPTDKHMYEKDLFLEPFLGYVSVDHELAKKDKLCIDDLYKEDLWLLNEGHCFRDQTIKICKQNNEKLNKAPIIFESGNLETLKRLVEQNFGITLMPYLAMDDYDTKCANGVVKQFEDPIPSRKIRLVYSREFLKKNLIEAFADLIKQSIPEELESQEEAMVIE
- a CDS encoding NAD(P)/FAD-dependent oxidoreductase gives rise to the protein MKVLVVGGNFAGSTAALEIKRKLGGEVEVTLIDRNPDFLYIPSLIWVPTGRREISDISISRKEVLEKKGVKFVLDTATKIDTEAEVVYTEHGEFPYDHLIIATGPKVRFDAVPGLKEHGLYIGTPTGAMKTREKLEEFVKNPGPIVVGATQGAGCMGAAYEFLFNLEKWLRDKKIRKKVDLHWITPEPFLGHFGIDGMPGGETMLRKFMDMFHITYHTEVGVKEVFEDAVELTDGTRIESRFTMLMPPFTGVDLIENSKSLNAGENGFVPTLSTYRHETIENVWAAGLAVNVAPPFQPGKVPFGVPKTGYPSDVTGKIVANNVVNVIRGIDEQEEKPWGKIAGLCVMDAGEKEVLIFSNTLFKPRKIAIMIPNVLFDFTKVFLEKYFLWKLRHGYSYLP
- a CDS encoding GNAT family N-acetyltransferase, with the translated sequence MNITIRRETKADHSDVFQLIKKAFEGEEYSDQTEHLLVERLRNSEAFIPELSLVAEWENEVVGHILFTRILIKSEKEEWESLALAPVTVLPNNQGKGIGGQLIKAGHKAAREAGFTSVVLVGHSGYYPRFGYRPCSDYDISLLFDIPLENCMAIELKPGVLKDVHGVGEYPFEFY
- a CDS encoding TerC family protein — encoded protein: MEHSLTLWIIFNIFIVAMLIVDLMVFNRNEHEITIKESLIWTGVWIFLACVFGVGIYFYMDPASSLDYFTGYLIEKSLSVDNIFVFILVFSYFGVPAKYQHKVLFWGIFGALVLRFLFIFLGVALIERFEWIVYIFGAFLVYTGIKMAFEMEKEVHPERNPLLKLTRKFIPVTNKFDGPHFLTRVDGKLMATPLFVVLIVIETTDVVFAIDSIPAILAITTDEFLVYSSNAFAILGLRALYFALNGVMKLFHYLHYGLAAILSFVGIKMLIAEFYHVPTPWALGFVGLALIASISASIFFPKEDKEMPKAPEEE